The following is a genomic window from Lysinibacillus sp. G4S2.
AGGGAATATTTTTTTCTAGAAATTTGTTTGAATAAATTCATGAATGTATCCGTGAGGCTCATCTTCATCATTAAAAATATCAAATTCTATCTTGTTAAGAAAACGTGTAGGATGAGAACGGATATCCGCGCGCAGCAGAGATATCCGCGAAAAGAAACAAATACCAACGCAAAAAGGTGAATTAACTTGAAGTGTGAGCGACTTTCATCAATTGCGAATAGCACAAACATCACAATTTTTTCTGCATATGATAATGAGGAAGCGTTTTTATTAAATAATATAGAAGAAAAGTACTTCTATTTCATCCAAAATGGAAACAATATATAAGGGAAAGATGGCTGCAAAAAAATTGTCAAAATGACATGGTTAAGTTGGGTCGATTTGGCATGTTATATCGTTTTAATCAATCACTAAAATCCTGTATTTTAGATGATTTAAGCTAGTTCAGACTAAGATTTGTACGATTATGTGAATTCCACAAAAAAAAATTGCAAAAACCTTAACTATTTCATACGAAATCCGTATAATAAATCAAACAGTGCGGAAATTGTCCATATTCTATCGGTAAATTGCGTGAATTTTTTAAATTGTATTGACGTAGAGAGCGATAATTTGTACACTGTGTACATTCAATTGTTTTGTGGAGAAATACAATTAATTTAAAAAGTTAGGATTTGATAGATATGATCGTATGTAAATTTGGTGGAACATCTGTAGCAAGTGCAGAACAAATTCAAAAAGTAGCAAACATTGTAAAATCTAATCCGGCACGTAAAATCGTAGCCGTTTCAGCGCCAGGGAAACGCTCCGGTGATGATATAAAGGTAACTGATTTATTAATAAATTTAGCAATGGCAGTATTAAAAAATGAAGATGTGGAAGAGAAAGTGCAAACAGTTGTGAATCGTTTTAAGGCGATTGCAGATGGTTTGCAGTTAGATCATACAATTTGTGGCGTGATAGCTGAAGATTTGCGTGAACGTGTGCAAGGCGATAAATCGAATGAGGAATTATTTATCGATAGCATGAAAGCAGCAGGGGAAGATAATAACGCGAAGCTTATCGCAGCGTATTTCAATTCTATCGGTATGCCGGCTCGTTACGTAAGTCCAAAAGATGGTTTAGTGGTCAATGATTTACCTGAACGCACGTATGCATTACCAGAGGCTTATGCTAATTTAGCACCTCTAAAAAATACAAAAGAAATTATTGTGTTCCCAGGTTTCTTCGGTTACACTAAAGCGGGCATATTGCGAACGTTTGACCGCGGTGGCTCTGATATTACAGGCTCTATTTTAGCAGCAGCTGTTGAAGCAGAGCTTTATGAAAACTTTACGGATGTGGATTGTGTGTTTTCTGCGAATCCGAAAGTCGTGAATGATCCAGTGGAAATTAAAGAAATTACGTATCGCGAAATGCGCGAATTATCCTATGCAGGCTTTTCAGTGTTCCATGATGAAGCGTTAATGCCTGTCTACAAGATTGGGGTGCCCGTTAACATAAAAAATACAAATAATCCATCAGCCCCAGGTACTCGTATCGTACCAAGACGCTCTGCTACAGGTCGTCCAGTTACAGGTATCTCGGCAGACAGTGGCTTTTCAACTTTATATGTGTCAAAGTATTTGATGAATCGTGAAGTAGGCTTTGGACGTAAGCTTCTACAAATTTTAGAAGATGAAAATATTTCGTATGAACATACGCCGTCTGGTTTAGACGATATTTCTGTTATTATGCGCTCAAATCAAATTACACCAGAAAATGAAGCGCGTATTCTTTATCGTGTGAAACATGAATTGTATGCTGATGACGTGCAAATGCGTCATGGTTTCTCTATGATTGTGATCGTAGGGGAAGGTATGCGCAATAACACAGGTCTTGCGGCACGTGCTGCAACTGCTATTTCAAAAACAGGTGCAAATATAGAGATGATTAATCAAGGTTCATCTGAAGTTAGTTTAGTATTCGGTGTGCTACAAGAATTCGAAAATCAAATTTTACAGGCGCTTTATGAAGAATTTTTTGCGCATGTGAGAGTTTAAGTAAATAAACACTAATCCTTGAACGGGATTAGTGTTTTCTTTTTCACGGGAATACGGTAAAATCGAGGGCGTACATAGATTGGAGGTTTTACTTTTGAAAAAATTATCGATTGGTATGTTTCTATCAATGATTGGCATACTATTTGTTTGTTTAACGATCATGGATATTTTACCTGCCTCGACTAAAACAATGAAGTTTGTCTATATCGGGATTGGCTGGGTATTTATCATTGCGGGATCCATTGTTCGTTTTAAACACTTAAAACAAAAGCAATAACGGAATATCTCGAAATTGAACTGTTTTAAAACGCGAATTTATGATACAATTTCAAAAAAATAAATAATTTGAGTATTATGAAGTTGCGATGCTGTGCGAAAATTCAAAAGTTTTAAATTGGGGAAAGATGATTAAGTTAAAAATCAACAGTACAAATTCTTCTTTGTAAGAATTTGTTTTTTTATGTGCGCCCGGCATGCGTATGAACTATAGGGTGCAAGTCCCGAACCCCGAAGACAGAAGTAGAGGTTAGCCAAGAGCAAGGGTGTCCGTGGCGACGCGGAATCTGAAGGAAGCTGGAGGCAAAACACCGGTCCGAGGAACACGAATCTCATATAAGGCTAGGTATGATTGGATGAGTGTGCATAACAACACAAAGTCCTTTCTGTCGAAGGTCATATCGAGTAAATGAGGCGGATAGATGGTGTGAAAGTGCATGCGCTTACCCGGGGAGGTCTGATGGAAACGCAAAGTACACTTTGTAACCTACTTAGCGATAGGTAGCTGAACCATCAGAAGTCAGCAGAGGTCATAGTACCATTCACTTCTAGAATGAATGGGAAGGACCGAACAATTCGGAGAGAATAGCCCTTGGCATGCAGTTTTCTATGGTAAACACAGAAAATCCAGAAGGACCGACTTAATGGAGGTAATGGTGAATCCCATGAGGGACATTGAGCGGGTGCAGTAGAAACTGTTATAAGAAGACAAGCTATTCACGGAGGAGTCGAACGAGATGTTAATGAGTCAAATATTATCACGGGAGAATCTGCTTCTCGCACTCAAACGGGTGGAACGAAACAAAGGGAGTCATGGAGTAGACAAAATGCCCGTAAAATTCCTACGACAGCATGTAGTCGAAAACTGGCTAACGATTAAGAAGCAAATTCTTGAGGGAACCTACCAACCACAACCAGTTCGCAGAATCGAAATCCCGAAACCTGACGGCGGTGTGCGACTATTAGGAATCCCAACCGTGACAGACCGACTCATTCAACAGGCGATTGCCCAAGTGCTATCCAACCTATATGACCCGAACTTCTCGAATCATAGTTACGGATTTCGACCAAAACGAAGTGCTCACGATGCAATCCGAGAAGCCAAAGGTCATATAAAAGAAGGATACCGCTGGGTAGTAGATATGGACTTAGAGAAATTCTTCGACAAAGTAAACCATGACCGTCTAATGAGTACATTAGCGAAGAAAATTTCTGATAAACCTCTACTCAAGCTGATTCGTAGATACTTACAATCGGGTGTCATGATAAATGGTGTCGTTTATGATACAGATGAAGGAACACCCCAAGGGGGCCCACTGAGTCCACTTCTCTCAAATATTGTGCTGGATGAATTAGACAAAGAATTAGAGAAACGTGGTCATAAATTTGTCCGTTACGCCGATGACTGCAATATTTATGTGAAAACAAAACGAGCAGGAGAACGAGTGATGGCAAGTATCAAAACCTTTATTGAGAAGACGCTACGATTGAAAATAAATGAGAAGAAATCCGCAGTGGCTCGTCCTTGGCAACGTAAATTCCTAGGATTTAGCTTTACCTCCCGCAAAGAACCACAAGTTCGAATTGCGAAAGAGAGCATAAAGCGAATGAAGAACAAAATTCGGGAATTAACAGCTAGAAAGAAGCCACTTCCAATGGAGTACCGAATTCAACAATTGAATCAATACTTAATTGGGTGGTGTGGCTACTTTGCATTAGCGGATACGAAATCAATATTTGAATCACTGGATGGATGGATTAGAAGAAGACTTCGTATGTGTTTATGGAAGAATTGGAAAAAGCCTCGTACGAAAGTGCGCAACCTAATTCGCTTAGGAGTTCCAGACTGGAAGGCTTACGAATGGGGCAATACTCGCAAGAGTTACTGGCGTATCTCGAAAAGTCCAATATTACACAGAACCCTTGGTAACTCTTATTGGAGTAACCAAGGGCTCAAAAGTCTGCAAGCTCGTTATGAAATCTTGCGTTATTCACCTTAATTGAACCGCCGTATACGGATCCGTACGTACGGTGGTTGGAGAGGTCGGGAGTTAATCACTCCCTCCTACTCGATTTTCTGAATAGGAGGCGAGATCATGTCAGTACTTCGCAAGGGCGATATTCATATTTCTGACCATTATGTTGCCGTCCGAACAGATTCACCGATGAAGGTCGTATCTTCAGCCGTACATAATCCGGGCTTTGGCTATTATACACATCTGATGAATCGTTCGGTGCCCTATACGTATGATGAACGAAAACCGCAGTTAGAATTACAACTATTTTTACAGTCAGAGGGCTTTCCCGTTGATAAGACAGTTGCGATGATGACGGCTGTCTATGCCAGGTATGCAACAATCCGTGAGTTTACATATGAAGGCATTCATCTTGTCATTATGATTACAGCTGGACTTGGCAATGCCGTAGATATAACGCGTGCTTTTCATCGCAAGGAGCAATATCATGCAGGTACCATCAATACGTGGGTTCTGATAAATGGGAGATTGTCGGATGAAGCTTTATTTCAAGCGATGATCTCTACGACAGAGGCAAAGGTTAAGGCACTCTTTGATGAGGGCATTACAGATCCAACAACAGGCACACAAGCTACAGGTACTTCAACGGATAGTTTGTTGATTGCTTCGACGGAGGAAGGCGACTACCATCAATATGCAGGGCCGATTACGATGCTTGGGAAAGTTATTGGCCATGGTGTTTACGAAACGATGCGAGAAGCTGTGCAAAAATATAAAAAAGATAAAGAGGAGAATCCTTTATGATGGCACTGATGATTGCCTGTATCATCGGGCTTACTTTTGATTTAGTAGTGGGTGATCCTCCTAAAATGCCTCATCCGGTTCGCTGGATTGGAAAGCTCATTCAATCTCAAACTGAATTGTGGAATAAAGGAAGAATGAGAAAACTCCGCGGCATGATTATGGCGCTCGCTGTAGTTGGTACAACGATGTTTGTGGTGACAGCCATTATGTTACTAAGTTATCAGGTTAGCCCATTATTTGGCATAGTGATGGAGGGACTACTAATTGGTATAGGACTAGCACAGCGAAGCTTGAAGGAGGCCGCGATGGCTGTTTATGAACCGCTAGTCAAAGGGGATTTTGCTGAGGCTCGTGTGAAGCTTTCTTGGATTGTTGGGCGTGATACGGAGAAGCTTGACGAAGATGAGATTGTTCGTGGTGTTGTAGAAACGGTCTCAGAAAATACGAGTGACGGTGTAACAGCTCCATTATTTTATGCCTTTTTATTTGGCGCAATAGGGTTATGGGGTTATAAGGCTGTCAATACGTTAGACTCTATGGTTGGCTATAAAAACGAAAAATATAAAGATTTTGGTATGTTTTCTGCAAAGCTAGATGATGTATTGAATTTTATTCCAAGCCGGTTAACAGGCTTACTGATGGTACTAGGGACTAAAAATGAAACAAATAGATCACTTGGTAACCGTTTAAAACGTTGGGCACAGGATGCGAAAAAGCACCCAAGCCCGAATAGTGGTTACTTAGAGGCAGCCACAGCTGTGCAACTTGGGGTACAGCTAGGTGGGAAAAATACATATCAGGGTGTCGTTTCTTATCGTGCAATAATGGGCGAAAAATTAGTTCCATTAACAAAAGAGCATATTGCAACGTCTGTTATTCAAATGCGTATTGCTACTTTGCTCTTTACTCTTGTTATGTTAACAGTGGAGGTGTTAATTTTTGCTATTACCTAATCACGGAGCAAATCCGCAAAATGTCTATCATCAACTAGGGCTTAACATGCCCGAAGAGGTGTATGATTTTAGTGAAAATGTCAATTCGGCTGGACCACCTCAATTCGTTGAGGCGCGTTGGCGGACATTTTTTCCGCTTATTCAACGCTATCCAGATCCGGATGGCGAGCCGTTTTTATCAAAGGTGACCGCTTTTCATCATGTAGAGAAAGATTCAATACTACTAGGCAATGGTGCATCAGAGCTTTTTAGTGTTTTAGCTAGACGTTATGCAAATAAACGTGTAATTATCGTACATCCCTCTTTTTCAGAATATGAACGAACATTACGAGCAGTAGGCGCTGAAATTGTACCGATTATTGTAGAGGATATCGTCCACTACACGTTGCCGATGGAGCGTTTACAAAGAGAGATGGCGAACGCAGATGCTTTATATATTTGCACACCGAATAATCCGACGGGGGTGCTTCCAAAGAAAGAGGAGCTCCTACAATTAATGACGCACGGTGCAAAAGTCAATTGCGAGCTTGTCATTGATGAGGCTTTTATTGACTGGGTCGATGAAGCCTATTCATTGATTCAATATGTGGTCGAAAATCCTCATATGATTGTCGTTCGTTCGATGACAAAAATGTATGCAATTCCAGGGTTACGCCTTGGCTATTTAGTGGCAAGTCCTATCGTTGTTGCTGAGTTAAAGTCTATTTTACCGCATTGGAATTTGAATGCCTTTGCACTCGTTATAGGGGCAGGCTGTTTAGATGAACAAAATTATTGTCAACAGGCGATTGCCTATGCAACAACTCAGCGGGAATTGCTACAAAGCTATTTACAAGAAAATGGGTGCCAGGTGACGAATAGTGTCACGAATTATGTATGTTTTGCGTTGCCTAAAAATCAGCAAGCAGATACATTTTTTACATATTGTTTATCAAAGGGCGTCGTGCTGCGCCATACAAAAAACTTTATGGGCTTACATGGTGAATGGTTCCGTATCG
Proteins encoded in this region:
- a CDS encoding aspartate kinase, with the translated sequence MIVCKFGGTSVASAEQIQKVANIVKSNPARKIVAVSAPGKRSGDDIKVTDLLINLAMAVLKNEDVEEKVQTVVNRFKAIADGLQLDHTICGVIAEDLRERVQGDKSNEELFIDSMKAAGEDNNAKLIAAYFNSIGMPARYVSPKDGLVVNDLPERTYALPEAYANLAPLKNTKEIIVFPGFFGYTKAGILRTFDRGGSDITGSILAAAVEAELYENFTDVDCVFSANPKVVNDPVEIKEITYREMRELSYAGFSVFHDEALMPVYKIGVPVNIKNTNNPSAPGTRIVPRRSATGRPVTGISADSGFSTLYVSKYLMNREVGFGRKLLQILEDENISYEHTPSGLDDISVIMRSNQITPENEARILYRVKHELYADDVQMRHGFSMIVIVGEGMRNNTGLAARAATAISKTGANIEMINQGSSEVSLVFGVLQEFENQILQALYEEFFAHVRV
- the ltrA gene encoding group II intron reverse transcriptase/maturase translates to MLMSQILSRENLLLALKRVERNKGSHGVDKMPVKFLRQHVVENWLTIKKQILEGTYQPQPVRRIEIPKPDGGVRLLGIPTVTDRLIQQAIAQVLSNLYDPNFSNHSYGFRPKRSAHDAIREAKGHIKEGYRWVVDMDLEKFFDKVNHDRLMSTLAKKISDKPLLKLIRRYLQSGVMINGVVYDTDEGTPQGGPLSPLLSNIVLDELDKELEKRGHKFVRYADDCNIYVKTKRAGERVMASIKTFIEKTLRLKINEKKSAVARPWQRKFLGFSFTSRKEPQVRIAKESIKRMKNKIRELTARKKPLPMEYRIQQLNQYLIGWCGYFALADTKSIFESLDGWIRRRLRMCLWKNWKKPRTKVRNLIRLGVPDWKAYEWGNTRKSYWRISKSPILHRTLGNSYWSNQGLKSLQARYEILRYSP
- a CDS encoding adenosylcobinamide amidohydrolase, producing the protein MSVLRKGDIHISDHYVAVRTDSPMKVVSSAVHNPGFGYYTHLMNRSVPYTYDERKPQLELQLFLQSEGFPVDKTVAMMTAVYARYATIREFTYEGIHLVIMITAGLGNAVDITRAFHRKEQYHAGTINTWVLINGRLSDEALFQAMISTTEAKVKALFDEGITDPTTGTQATGTSTDSLLIASTEEGDYHQYAGPITMLGKVIGHGVYETMREAVQKYKKDKEENPL
- the cbiB gene encoding adenosylcobinamide-phosphate synthase CbiB, which gives rise to MMALMIACIIGLTFDLVVGDPPKMPHPVRWIGKLIQSQTELWNKGRMRKLRGMIMALAVVGTTMFVVTAIMLLSYQVSPLFGIVMEGLLIGIGLAQRSLKEAAMAVYEPLVKGDFAEARVKLSWIVGRDTEKLDEDEIVRGVVETVSENTSDGVTAPLFYAFLFGAIGLWGYKAVNTLDSMVGYKNEKYKDFGMFSAKLDDVLNFIPSRLTGLLMVLGTKNETNRSLGNRLKRWAQDAKKHPSPNSGYLEAATAVQLGVQLGGKNTYQGVVSYRAIMGEKLVPLTKEHIATSVIQMRIATLLFTLVMLTVEVLIFAIT
- a CDS encoding aminotransferase class I/II-fold pyridoxal phosphate-dependent enzyme yields the protein MLLPNHGANPQNVYHQLGLNMPEEVYDFSENVNSAGPPQFVEARWRTFFPLIQRYPDPDGEPFLSKVTAFHHVEKDSILLGNGASELFSVLARRYANKRVIIVHPSFSEYERTLRAVGAEIVPIIVEDIVHYTLPMERLQREMANADALYICTPNNPTGVLPKKEELLQLMTHGAKVNCELVIDEAFIDWVDEAYSLIQYVVENPHMIVVRSMTKMYAIPGLRLGYLVASPIVVAELKSILPHWNLNAFALVIGAGCLDEQNYCQQAIAYATTQRELLQSYLQENGCQVTNSVTNYVCFALPKNQQADTFFTYCLSKGVVLRHTKNFMGLHGEWFRIGIKDIAAMTYLKNCLQAWFNAN